A section of the Centroberyx gerrardi isolate f3 chromosome 8, fCenGer3.hap1.cur.20231027, whole genome shotgun sequence genome encodes:
- the rusc2 gene encoding AP-4 complex accessory subunit RUSC2, producing MDSPPKLSGETLIVHHIPLVHCQVSGGRQGGCGSSLKRSNPFSLPENLGLSRTTSLPERDVLQREALLYSSLIQTSSGSWSSRTGGREGKGGGRGGSTASDDSSFTSSNSEDQLMTAHTLPRVKPRNRNPLRHNPFLLNTEDDEEEEEEEEDGDNLSGYLEDSSFHLHGDTNSAVDDGVAPFHLHDLGFAPEPFLLHSSLGKPWGSVGGGSRESLRGVASDLSNHLEDLDILGLDSQRRHGSSGSNMSMDCGEQDWGDDDEEDEDHPMRCGRISKMGSSSSSSSAQRCSCCGLSQNFPQHFPEAFSEPFSECQQGYGSDSSCNSSDGVLVNFSAIYNKMNNGVPEKPPVSAPANLNSSTDHSCTSSVSDPPGGQRDSTRGAFYLDLHTSPTEPPQSQQQPSCLGNTFPIIREPHPSTSSTCSCSAEHQGLLDLDANCNSYHPPHSGSSGDLTSCLQSQARLVVATQNYYKLVTCDLSSQSSPSPAGSSVTSCSDEHSKGSPTPTQPSEYYLFRRRPEEGVEEEEEEEDGESSRRDDDEEEEEEEGEEGEEGEKKKKQQPAGGAEAAPAMIEGQVYVNISPPVVGRSIAGGGASSTSGSRPRSRSYDRNLDKSPPPRLGSLERMLSCPVRLSEGAAPAPPPPPRVTSFAEIARSKRRNGGSGGSPSQKAGADPFSSTYSTHSHSSVDFSPIPEQHIQSDGGSSSLSPVPFTRCYSQGSVDRHPLGARETRAKAEGGLSSSSDGRPAVVRYSKDQRPTTLPIQPFTFHHQFASKPPQPKPLLPLLTGYVSGMQARPGSGSGSGSGSGSGSGSGSGSGGPGGEESEDAAENVHSYQGAPATAAPPPGSVRPSPLGSYSPVRLQGAPSSGTCSTCTPSPQPSHSLSCPLSAGLGPLQTPPAKQGGGSAALPTTPPPPPLGVKRGAVPPMLPPVQGHCYHRGALHSLPALPSDTLSPLGCLDSAKQSEGSKVPGARTHNAHHLSPQALKWREYRRRNPLGVERVSAGPSAAASAPLSGSLDPRRGGRSARRNVFDFPSAPSGHALGRLNVGQSSRQLQQSYSDFLPDYFSLTEKPPEEFCLSPDASSSSSSSSCSHSHISVDLGQKRGLVKAVNTAVDLIVAHFGTSRDPDVKAKLGNSWVSPNVGHLILKYLCPALHEVLQDGLKAYVLDLIIGQRRCQPWSLVEASTQLGPSTRVLHSLFSKVSQYSELTSHSMRLNAFIFGLLNLRSLEFWFNHLYTHEDIIAAHYNPWGFLPLSQGACQPLFEELLLLLQPLSLLPFDLDLLFEPHLLQKGQEHLRRKEQLCSAGQGVDQSTRSTFQLMRGWSTTGSESAREGADSRAEGRKERAGLRREGTWPRMEGVGSRREGAGVKFGLRKEGAGNESITAGLASGQTMEVGFSNLWKERGMSGQRVKGVGRESQADCEDEQEKDRRKERERDSSEEGRQRQDRQAGWWYQLMQSSQVYIDQSAEGSKFIKCEKRKKSSERRQGQLPPTREGVVEGAESSQEGEGHRSRKSSSSSSGESAGSRGRPSWMGSPPESVLNQEKETRAVEVAGAGAQAAAQEESPSLGQSMRWGRLFGSSVGSPLRVEGAEQRAKTQKSRPPSGWLGLDRSVLDLVAQTIGAGTGKKAEASPPHTQTQTTPLTLAAQTETKQQSPCEVRALCHHIATEPGQLSFHKGDILRVLSKADPDWLLCSLGSSRGLVPIIYVTLNSMEDSQDATGPGQR from the exons ATGGACAGTCCTCCCAAGCTGTCCGGTGAGACCCTGATCGTGCACCACATCCCCCTGGTGCACTGCCAGGTGTCGGGGGGCCGGCAGGGTGGCTGCGGGAGCTCGCTGAAGAGGAGCAACCCATTCAGCCTGCCAGAGAACCTGGGCTTGAGTCGCACCACCTCCCTTCCCGAGAGAGACGTCCTCCAGAGGGAGGCGCTGCTCTACAGCAGCCTGATCCAGACCTCCAGCGGCTCCTGGTCCTCCCGCAccggaggaagagaagggaagggcgGCGGGAGAGGAGGCAGCACAGCGAGCGATGACTCATCGTTTACCTCTAGCAATTCGGAGGACCAGCTGATGACGGCTCATACGTTGCCCAGGGTCAAGCCCAGGAACAGAAATCCGTTGCGTCACAATCCATTCCTGCTCAATACTGAAGAtgacgaggaagaggaagaggaggaggaggacggtgACAACCTCAGCGGTTACCTGGAGGATTCCTCTTTTCATCTCCATGGTGACACTAACTCCGCCGTCGATGACGGGGTAGCTCCTTTCCACTTGCATGATCTGGGCTTCGCTCCTGAGCCCTTCCTTTTGCACAGCAGTCTGGGAAAGCCCTGGGGATCGGTGGGAGGAGGCAGTCGGGAGTCCCTCAGGGGTGTGGCCTCGGATCTCTCCAACCACCTGGAGGACCTAGACATCTTAGGATTGGACAGCCAGCGCCGCCACGGCAGCAGCGGTTCCAACATGTCCATGGACTGTGGAGAGCAAGACtggggtgatgatgatgaagaagatgaagatcACCCCATGCGGTGCGGGCGGATCAGCAAGATGGGTTCCTCCTCCTCGAGCTCCTCGGCCCAGCGCTGCTCCTGCTGTGGACTCTCCCAGAACTTCCCCCAGCACTTTCCTGAAGCCTTCTCGGAGCCTTTCTCAGAGTGCCAGCAGGGCTACGGCAGCGACTCCTCTTGCAACAGCTCGGACGGCGTGCTGGTCAACTTCAGCGCCATCTACAACAAGATGAACAACGGCGTCCCGGAGAAGCCCCCGGTCTCGGCGCCCGCCAACCTCAACAGCTCCACCGACCACTCCTGCACCTCCTCTGTTTCTGATCCACCAGGAGGCCAGCGAGATTCAACCAGAGGAGCTTTCTACCTGGACCTTCACACCTCTCCTACTGAACCTCCTCAATCGCAGCAACAGCCCTCCTGCCTTGGGAACACCTTCCCTATCATCCGTGAACCACATccgtccacctcctccacctgctcctgctCTGCGGAACATCAAGGGTTGCTGGACCTCGACGCCAACTGCAACTCCTACCACCCCCCGCATTCAGGGTCGTCCGGTGACCTCACTTCCTGCCTGCAGAGCCAGGCGCGGCTGGTGGTGGCCACCCAGAACTACTACAAGCTGGTGACCTGCGACCTTTCGTCCCAGTCGTCCCCGAGCCCCGCGGGCTCCTCCGTCACCAGCTGCTCCGATGAGCACAGCAAGGGaagccccacccccacccagccCAGCGAATACTACCTGTTCAGACGACGACCTGAGGAGGgcgtggaggaagaggaggaggaggaggatggagagtcATCTAGG CGAGATgacgatgaagaggaggaggaggaggagggggaggagggggaggagggggagaagaaaaagaaacagcagcCAGCAGGCGGCGCTGAAGCAGCCCCCGCCATGATTGAAGGCCAGGTCTACGTCAACATCTCCCCTCCTGTGGTTGGCCGTAGCATTGCAGGAGGCGGGGCTTCCTCCACCTCGGGGAGTCGCCCTCGTTCCCGCAGCTACGACCGCAACCTGGACAAGTCCCCGCCCCCCCGGCTGGGCTCTCTGGAGCGCATGCTGAGCTGCCCCGTCCGTCTCAGCGAGGGCGCCGCcccggccccgccccctccaccgCGGGTCACCTCCTTCGCAGAGATTGCCAGGAGCAAAAGGAGAAACGGAGGCTCGGGGGGGTCGCCATCGCAAAAGGCGGGTGCAGACCCCTTCTCCTCCACCTACTCCACCCACTCCCACTCCTCAGTGGATTTCTCTCCAATCCCGGAGCAGCACATCCAGAGCgacggcggcagcagcagcctgtcccCGGTCCCCTTCACCCGATGTTACAGCCAAGGCAGCGTGGATCGACACCCGCTAGGCGCCAGGGAGACCCGGGCCAAGGCTGAAG GCGGTCTGTCCAGCTCCTCAGACGGTCGCCCGGCGGTGGTCCGGTACAGTAAGGACCAGCGACCCACCACCCTCCCCATCCAGCCCTTCACCTTCCACCACCAGTTTGCCTCCAAGCCCCCTCAGCCCAAGCCTCTGCTCCCCCTGCTGACCGGCTACGTCTCTGGGATGCAGGCCCGACCCGGCTctggctccggctccggctccggctccggctccggctccggctccggctctgGCTCTGGGGGtccgggaggagaggagagcgaagACGCAGCTGAAAATGTGCACAGCTACCAGGGCGCACCGGCCACAGCGGCCCCTCCTCCCGGATCGGTTCGGCCCTCGCCTCTCGGGAGCTATTCCCCAGTCCGCCTGCAGGGGGCGCCCAGCTCGGgcacctgctccacctgcaCCCCCAGCCCGCAGCCCTCCCACAGCCTCTCCTGCCCGCTCTCGGCAGGCCTCGGCCCCCTACAGACCCCGCCGGCCAAACAGGGAGGAGGGTCGGCGGCATTAcccaccacccctcctcctccgcccctgGGGGTGAAGAGAGGCGCGGTGCCGCCGATGCTGCCGCCGGTGCAGGGCCACTGTTACCACCGCGGGGCGCTGCACAGCCTGCCGGCGCTGCCCAGCGACACACTGAGCCCCCTGGGGTGCCTCGACTCTGCAAAACAGTCGGAGGGAAGCAAGGTGCCGGGAGCCAGGACACACAATG CCCACCACCTCTCTCCCCAGGCTCTGAAATGGAGAGAATACCGTCGTAGAAACCCTCTGGGGGTGGAGAGGGTGTCAGCCGGCCCCTCTGCTGCCGCATCGGCCCCCTTGTCTGGCAGCCTGGACCCCCGAAGGGGCGGGCGATCTGCCAGGCGCAACGTCTTTGACTTCCCATCAGCCCCCTCTGGCCACGCCCTGGGACGGCTCAATG tggGCCAGTCATCcaggcagctgcagcagagCTACAGCGACTTCCTGCCGGACTATTTCTCCCTGACTGAGAAGCCGCCGGAGGAGTTCTGCCTGTCCCCCgacgcctcctcttcctcgtcctcctcctcttgctcacACTCCCACATCTCTGTCGACCTGGGGCAGAAGAGAG GTCTGGTGAAAGCTGTGAACACTGCGGTGGATCTGATTGTGGCTCACTTCGGTACCAGCCGAGACCCTGATGTGAAG GCTAAGCTGGGGAACAGCTGGGTGAGTCCCAACGTGGGCCACCTCATCCTGAAGTACCTGTGCCCGGCCCTGCATGAGGTGCTGCAGGACGGTCTGAAGGCCTACGTTCTGGACCTGATCATCGGACAGCGGCGCTGCCAGCCGTGGAGCCTGGTGGAGGCCTCCACACAGCTGG GCCCGTCCACACGTGTTCTCCACAGCCTGTTCTCCAAGGTGAGCCAGTACTCCGAGCTCACCAGCCACAGCATGAGACTCAACGCCTTCATTTTCGGCCTGCTCAA CCTGAGATCTTTGGAATTCTGGTTCAATCACCTCTACACACATGAAG aTATTATAGCAGCCCACTACAACCCGTGGGGTTTCCTTCCCCTGTCGCAGGGGGCGTGTCAGCCGCTCTTTGAGGAGCTCCTCCTCTTGCTGCAGCCGCTGTCGCTCCTCCCCTTTGACCTGGACCTGCTGTTTGAGCCGCACCTCCTCCAGAAAGGCCAGGAGCATCTCCGCCGCAAGGAGCAACTGTGCTCCGCAGGCCAGGGTGTCGACCAATCAACACGCTCCACTTTCCAGCTCATGAGGGGGTGGAGCACCACTGGGAGCGAATCGGCGAGGGAGGGAGCGGACTCGAGGGccgaggggaggaaagagagggcgGGGCTGAGACGAGAGGGAACCTGGCCGAGGATGGAAGGGGTCGGGTCGAGAAGAGAGGGGGCAGGAGTAAAATTTGGGTTGAGAAAAGAGGGGGCGGGGAATGAGAGTATAACGGCCGGGCTTGCCAGCGGACAGACGATGGAAGTAGGGTTTTCCAATCtgtggaaggagagggggatgagcgGGCAGAGAGTGAAAGGTGTAGGACGAGAGAGCCAAGCAGACTGTGAGGATGAGCAGGagaaggacaggaggaaggagagagagagggattcgTCGGAGGAGGGGCGTCAGCGGCAGGATCGGCAGGCCGGCTGGTGGTACCAACTGATGCAGTCCTCCCAGGTCTACATCGACCAATCCGCAGAGGGGTCCAAATTCATCAAGTgcgagaagaggaagaagtccTCTGAGAGACGGCAGGGCCAGCTACCGCCCACCAGAGAGGGCGTGGTGGAAGGGGCGGAGTCAAGCCAGGAAGGGGAGGGGCATAGAAGCAGGAAGAGCAGCAGTAGCTCCAGCGGGGAGTCGGCCGGATCCAGGGGAAGGCCGTCGTGGATGGGCAGCCCGCCGGAGTCGGTTCTCAACCAAGAGAAAGAGACGAGAGCTGTGGAGGTCGCCGGGGCTGGGGCGCAGGCTGCAGCCCAGGAGGAAAGCCCCTCACTGGGACAGAGCATGCGCTGGGGCAGGCTCTTTGGATCGAGCGTGGGCTCTCCTTTGAGGGTAGAGGGAGCTGAACAGAGGGCAAAAACTCAAAAGAGCAG GCCACCGTCAGGCTGGCTTGGTCTGGATAGGTCTGTTCTTGACCTTGTAGCTCAGACCATAGGAGCGGGGACAGGGAAGAAGGCAGAGGCTTCACCCCCACACACTCAGACTCAAACCACACCTCTGACACTGGCAGCACAAACTGAAACCAAACAACAGTCTCCATG TGAGGTGCGAGCATTGTGCCACCACATAGCCACCGAGCCCGGCCAGCTGAGCTTCCACAAGGGCGACATACTGCGGGTCCTGAGCAAGGCCGACCCCGACTGGCTGCTCTGCTCCCTGGGGTCCAGCCGGGGCCTGGTCCCCATCATCTATGTTACCCTCAACAGCATGGAGGACAGCCAAGATGCCACTGGGCCAGGGCAGCGCTGA